Proteins co-encoded in one Sebastes umbrosus isolate fSebUmb1 chromosome 20, fSebUmb1.pri, whole genome shotgun sequence genomic window:
- the LOC119479409 gene encoding sulfotransferase 2B1-like, with protein MTEAELHTLYKGVYMPSYLHTPQSLKYYEEFTFRPDDIIIVTYPKSGTTWMQEIVPLIVSGGDPASVETLHNWDRAPWLEQTRACILNLEERPSPRLLTTHFQYNMMPPSFFEVKPKVIYVMRNPKDVFTSSFYYHGMASFLENPGPQGEFLHKFLDGKVMFGSWFDHVKSWLNTEDKERIMHISYEEMIMDLKDSVARIAQFLQKSLDTEVIEKIADRCLFKNMKQNNMSNYSAVPLEFMDQTKSEFLRKGVAGDWKKQPTVTEAEYFDAVYKDKMKDVDYKFVWD; from the exons ATGACTGAGGCAGAGCTTCACACGCTGTACAAGGGGGTCTACATGCCTTCATATCTGCACACTCCACAGAGCCTGAAATACTACGAAGAGTTCACTTTTCGCCCAGATGATATCATCATTGTAACGTATCCCAAGTCCG GTACGACTTGGATGCAGGAGATTGTCCCTCTGATAGTGAGTGGAGGAGATCCAGCTTCTGTTGAGACTCTTCATAACTGGGACCGTGCTCCCTGGCTGGAGCAGACTCGGGCCTGTATCCTTAACCTTGAAGAGAGGCCGTCTCCACGACTGTTAACTACACATTTCCAGTACAACATGATGCCTCCATCTTTCTTTGAAGTTAAGCCAAAG GTCATCTATGTGATGAGGAACCCCAAAGATGTGTTTACATCTTCCTTTTACTATCATGGAATGGCATCCTTCTTGGAAAACCCAGGCCCACAGGGAGAGTTCCTCCACAAGTTCCTTGATGGAAAAG TTATGTTTGGCTCGTGGTTTGATCATGTAAAGAGCTGGCTGAATACTGAAGATAAAGAGCGCATAATGCACATCTCCTATGAAGAGATGATAATG GACCTGAAGGACTCTGTGGCCAGAATCGCtcagttcttgcagaaatctctggACACTGAGGTGATAGAGAAGATAGCGGACCGATGTTTGTTCAAGAACATGAAGCAGAACAACATGTCCAACTACTCTGCTGTGCCTCTTGAATTCATGGACCAGACAAAGTCTGAATTTCTCAGGAAGG GAGTTGCCGGAGACTGGAAAAAACAACCAACAGTGACAGAAGCTGAGTACTTTGATGCTGTTtacaaagacaaaatgaaagaTGTCGATTATAAATTTGTATGGgattaa